The following proteins are encoded in a genomic region of Nitrososphaerota archaeon:
- a CDS encoding type II secretion system F family protein yields MILELAIFSQRLFGKQVKRFNNSFHSLQEVLDKAGLMLPVEAYVSMIVLVALIAFFGVALNVFVLAYVFTLNLIFSTVLSIGIGISGSMIVFALFYLYPSTVAGKKRRMIEEGLPFTLSFMSILSSAGVPPKRIFKMIALLEQEREVGLGGEGRAIYRDMEVLGEDMITALRSVARRKISPLFSGVLEGVISTVKGGGVLTGYLEEESRSLMRLRRSIMKEFIDTLVMVSEIYMALLVAFPLIMIVMLVVMSSIGGGDIGGTSPATLVPLIIYGLVPGAGVAVILMIDSMSQK; encoded by the coding sequence TTGATTCTGGAATTAGCTATCTTCTCGCAACGGCTCTTCGGTAAGCAGGTCAAGCGATTCAACAACAGCTTCCATAGTCTACAAGAGGTGCTGGACAAGGCGGGACTTATGCTACCTGTAGAAGCCTATGTGAGCATGATTGTGCTGGTGGCGCTCATCGCATTCTTCGGGGTCGCTCTGAACGTCTTTGTTCTAGCGTATGTCTTTACACTTAATCTGATCTTTTCGACGGTTTTGAGCATCGGAATAGGTATATCTGGATCAATGATAGTTTTCGCTCTCTTCTACCTCTATCCCTCGACTGTGGCAGGTAAGAAACGTAGGATGATAGAGGAAGGTCTTCCCTTCACCCTGAGCTTCATGAGTATTCTTTCAAGTGCAGGTGTGCCTCCGAAACGGATCTTCAAGATGATTGCGCTTCTGGAGCAGGAGCGAGAAGTCGGTCTAGGCGGTGAGGGAAGGGCGATCTACCGTGACATGGAGGTTCTCGGTGAAGATATGATTACAGCCCTGAGGTCTGTTGCTAGACGAAAAATTTCTCCTCTCTTTTCCGGTGTGTTGGAAGGCGTAATTTCGACTGTTAAGGGTGGTGGGGTTCTAACTGGGTATTTGGAGGAAGAGTCTCGCAGTCTGATGAGGCTGAGGCGTTCAATTATGAAGGAGTTTATCGATACGCTTGTAATGGTTTCAGAAATCTACATGGCTTTACTGGTCGCGTTCCCCCTCATCATGATTGTAATGCTGGTTGTAATGTCTTCCATAGGTGGAGGCGATATAGGAGGCACCAGCCCCGCAACACTTGTTCCGCTCATCATATACGGATTAGTACCTGGTGCTGGCGTTGCAGTCATACTGATGATAGACTCAATGTCTCAAAAGTGA
- a CDS encoding type II/IV secretion system ATPase subunit, whose product MSFLRRRKEPKPVKQLEQPTPDAPPTSETSLESTTFVETYPIFEPFVYVGITQNPESGTMIYSVIEPVLIPKEQDLLKRVKELLKIALEVDVRTLEKTKSVDSYLKNKVLEILKRFDVKMPKSTFDKIMYYLNRDLLGYYIIDPLMKDPMIEDISCDGVKIPIYIWHREYESIPTTLMFNSAEELDKFILRMAYFSGKHVSVAEPLIDAALPDGSRIQMTYGTEVTKKGSTFTIRKFKEDPFSVVDLLRFGTLSSEMAAMVWLALENKSSILLAGGTASGKTTTINCLSMFIRPEAKIVSIEDTPEINLAHKNWIQSISRTGVAGVGEVSLYDLLKAALRQRPDFIIVGEVRGAEASTLFQAISTGHAGLSSVHADSVQAVFNRLTSPPMSIPRMLVPSVNYILHQSRVTIAGKPTRRIMAMTEILGLDTRTNEFITNNVFQYDQPSDTFKYAGRSYIMEKIAKANGYSVERLNSELENRKIVLEWMLKKNIRKYTDVTDIVRRYYIDADDLMNEIRIEAY is encoded by the coding sequence TTGAGCTTTCTTAGACGGAGAAAAGAACCTAAACCAGTTAAACAGCTCGAGCAACCTACTCCAGATGCGCCGCCCACATCAGAAACGTCTTTAGAGTCAACTACTTTCGTTGAGACCTACCCTATCTTCGAGCCTTTCGTGTACGTGGGTATCACTCAGAACCCTGAAAGCGGAACGATGATTTACTCGGTGATCGAACCGGTTCTTATTCCGAAGGAGCAGGATCTTCTTAAACGAGTTAAAGAACTGTTAAAAATCGCACTTGAAGTTGATGTTCGAACACTTGAAAAGACTAAAAGCGTAGACTCATATCTGAAGAACAAGGTTCTTGAGATTCTGAAGCGTTTCGACGTGAAGATGCCTAAGAGCACCTTCGACAAGATTATGTATTATCTTAACCGCGATCTGCTTGGCTACTACATTATTGATCCACTGATGAAGGATCCTATGATTGAGGATATTAGTTGTGACGGAGTCAAGATACCTATCTATATCTGGCATCGAGAATACGAGTCGATTCCGACCACTCTGATGTTCAATAGTGCAGAGGAGCTTGACAAGTTTATCCTCAGAATGGCATACTTCTCAGGTAAGCATGTTTCCGTTGCTGAGCCCCTCATAGATGCAGCTCTCCCTGACGGAAGCAGAATACAGATGACGTACGGCACTGAGGTGACGAAGAAGGGCTCAACCTTCACGATTAGGAAGTTCAAGGAAGACCCGTTCAGCGTTGTAGATCTCCTACGCTTCGGGACGCTCAGCAGTGAGATGGCAGCAATGGTTTGGCTCGCACTTGAGAACAAGTCCTCAATTCTTCTAGCGGGCGGGACTGCTTCAGGTAAGACTACGACAATTAACTGTCTATCAATGTTTATTCGCCCAGAGGCAAAGATTGTCAGCATCGAAGACACCCCCGAAATCAACTTAGCGCATAAAAACTGGATTCAATCGATATCCAGAACTGGGGTCGCAGGTGTAGGTGAGGTTTCGCTTTACGATCTGTTAAAGGCAGCTTTGAGGCAGAGACCCGACTTCATCATTGTAGGTGAGGTTCGAGGAGCTGAAGCCTCAACCCTGTTCCAAGCTATTTCGACAGGTCACGCCGGGCTTAGCTCAGTTCACGCCGACTCGGTTCAAGCGGTCTTCAACAGGTTAACTTCACCGCCAATGAGTATTCCTAGGATGCTTGTTCCCTCAGTGAACTATATTCTGCATCAGTCACGAGTAACCATTGCCGGGAAACCGACGAGACGTATAATGGCTATGACTGAGATACTCGGCTTAGATACTCGGACAAACGAGTTTATAACAAATAACGTATTTCAATACGATCAGCCTTCTGACACCTTCAAGTACGCTGGACGATCATACATAATGGAAAAGATCGCCAAAGCAAATGGCTACAGTGTTGAGCGGCTTAACTCGGAACTTGAGAACAGGAAAATAGTGCTTGAATGGATGTTGAAGAAGAACATCCGTAAATACACAGATGTGACAGACATTGTGCGAAGGTATTACATTGATGCTGACGATCTCATGAACGAGATCCGGATTGAAGCATATTGA
- a CDS encoding polyprenol monophosphomannose synthase, which yields MRRVLTESGRGYQILIVDDNSPDGTAKAVEKIQGSDKQVHLLKRPGKMGLGSAYVDSFTWALSDLRFDILVQMDADFSHPPPDIVRLVTAIEEGSDVALASRYVKGGGSSRWPWHRRLISKGANILAHLMLGISVRDMTTGFRAMNRRAVEGLLSYKLNSRGYSYQVECLAIFGKLGLKIVEVPFTFESRRAGKAKLSIREVLRFAGSIIQMSLKGVARKEVPPAT from the coding sequence ATCCGCCGCGTCCTGACCGAAAGCGGCCGCGGCTATCAAATCCTCATAGTGGACGATAACAGCCCAGATGGGACTGCCAAAGCAGTAGAGAAGATACAGGGAAGCGACAAACAGGTGCACCTCCTTAAGCGACCAGGCAAAATGGGTCTCGGCTCAGCCTATGTAGACAGCTTCACATGGGCCCTATCAGACCTTCGCTTCGACATCCTTGTCCAAATGGACGCCGACTTCTCGCATCCTCCCCCAGATATTGTGCGGTTAGTCACCGCTATAGAAGAAGGTTCAGACGTAGCTTTAGCGTCTAGATACGTTAAAGGCGGCGGCTCAAGCCGTTGGCCGTGGCATCGCCGATTAATCAGCAAAGGCGCAAACATTCTCGCCCATCTCATGCTAGGGATATCAGTTCGAGACATGACAACTGGGTTCAGAGCAATGAATAGACGAGCTGTAGAGGGGCTGCTGAGCTACAAGTTAAACAGTCGAGGCTACTCCTACCAAGTAGAGTGTCTAGCAATATTTGGAAAACTAGGGCTAAAAATAGTGGAGGTCCCCTTCACCTTCGAGTCCCGCCGCGCAGGAAAAGCGAAGCTCTCCATCAGGGAAGTCCTAAGGTTCGCAGGATCAATAATACAAATGTCTCTTAAGGGCGTGGCTCGGAAAGAAGTTCCGCCAGCCACGTAG